TTAATGTTTGCACGCTCTGTTTTCGTAATTGGTAATTCAAATGTTGGTTCATCAAACATTTGCGCATGTTTTAATATATCTTGCAATTGCACTGTGGATACACCTTTATTAAATACAGCTGTTTTATCATCGCCTAATGCTACGATAGCCGCACCAGTTAATGTTGCAAAATCCATAATGAACGAAGGTTGAAATTGATTTGCATAATATGAAGCATCTGCAAGTACAAGACGACCTTCAGCATCTGTATTCGGTACTTCTACTGTTTCGCCACTTAATGCTGTAAAAACATCATCAGGTTTCATTGCGTGGGGCGCAATCATATTTTCAGCTGCTGCAATCACACCGACCACATTGACTTTAAGTTGAAGTGATTGTATCGCATCAATCATGCCAATGACATTCGCAGCCCCACACATGTCATATTTCATTGTAGGCATACCATTTTTAGATTTAATTGAGTAGCCACCTGAATCGTAAGTAATACCTTTTCCTACGAGTGCGATGGTTTGATCCCGTTGATTCGGATTACCATTATATTCCAACGTGATAAGACGTGGCGGATTGCTAGAGCCTTTGCCTACCGCATGAAGTAATCCGAAACCTTCTTGTTGAATCATTGTCCCATCTTTAATGTCTACACGTACAAGTGTGTTTTTAAAATAATCTTCTATTAATGTGGCAAAATATGCGGGTGTTAAAATATTAGGTGGCATATTTCCTAAGTCACGTGCAACATTAATAGCGCGTCCTAATTGACGCCCCTCTTGGATGACCGCTTCAAAACGATTGAAACGCTCTGGTTCAATTTGAATATGTAAACTATATGGCGCACTTTTATCCGATTTGTATGAATCAAACATATATGTCGCCTGTTCTTGTTGCAATCCCATAAGGTTAAATATGGTCTCAGGCTCTATCGATTTAGCCAAAAATGTTGGAAGATAAAGTCGTATCGCCTCTATCGATTGTTTCTGTAAATATTGAAATACATTCCCCCATAATTTTAAATAATCTGTAGTCGTACGTGTTTTTAAATTGCCTAACCCAACAGTCACGACACGACACCACTGATGATTCATGTACAGTGCTGTATCACGTATGACACCCAAATCCGAAGAAATGATGTGTTGTGTTTTTAAAGGAGCTAAAGCCTCGATAAAGGAATGATTTTCTTTAACCTCTTCAGTGTATTGATTTAGATGTTCAGGAATGCCAATAACTAATACCGATAAAGATGTTTGAACTGTCATCCGTATCTCTCCTTTTATTGATATTTATTTTATATATAAAGAAAGGCTGGATCGCGCCTTTCTTTAAGACACTCCCAGCCATTTATAAATTAGACTTAGAATTTACCTTTCTTGTAAGCTAAACCTAATCCGCCAATTTTGAAAATTGCACGTGTATCAATAACACGTTTCATGAAGGCTGCTTTTTTACCAGTAATTTCTCGTCCGTAGACAAGTCCTACACCATCATGTTTACCTAAAGATGCTACTGTACCACGATCTACATACGTGAAGTTTTCAGTAGGTTCACCTTTTAAAATATG
The sequence above is a segment of the Staphylococcus hyicus genome. Coding sequences within it:
- a CDS encoding M17 family metallopeptidase; this translates as MKGEIRMTVQTSLSVLVIGIPEHLNQYTEEVKENHSFIEALAPLKTQHIISSDLGVIRDTALYMNHQWCRVVTVGLGNLKTRTTTDYLKLWGNVFQYLQKQSIEAIRLYLPTFLAKSIEPETIFNLMGLQQEQATYMFDSYKSDKSAPYSLHIQIEPERFNRFEAVIQEGRQLGRAINVARDLGNMPPNILTPAYFATLIEDYFKNTLVRVDIKDGTMIQQEGFGLLHAVGKGSSNPPRLITLEYNGNPNQRDQTIALVGKGITYDSGGYSIKSKNGMPTMKYDMCGAANVIGMIDAIQSLQLKVNVVGVIAAAENMIAPHAMKPDDVFTALSGETVEVPNTDAEGRLVLADASYYANQFQPSFIMDFATLTGAAIVALGDDKTAVFNKGVSTVQLQDILKHAQMFDEPTFELPITKTERANIKKSDVADLTNHVNADGKALFAAAFITHFSGQTPHLHFDIAGPATINKASFKGPKGATGVMISTIVNYLKQTYGISNVGF